Proteins from a single region of Syntrophales bacterium:
- the pstB gene encoding phosphate ABC transporter ATP-binding protein PstB, producing the protein MAETIEIEAKDLSFCYSGGVQVLKKINLPVYKNAVTALIGPSGCGKTTLLRCFNRMHDLYPKHRYEGEILLRNENILKDTIDLINLRSRIGMVFQKPTPFPMSICDNITYGLKLKGIKKAEHPERVEKALKDAHLWAEVKDKLHDSAYELSGGQQQRLVIARALAVNPDVLLFDEPTSALDPLSTAKIEELLETLKKEITIIIVTHNMQQAARMSDWTGFVMLGELIEFDTTDKIFTAPAVKLTEDYITGRFG; encoded by the coding sequence GTGGCTGAAACGATTGAGATAGAAGCGAAAGACCTGTCTTTTTGTTATTCCGGCGGCGTGCAAGTCCTGAAGAAAATCAATCTGCCTGTGTATAAGAATGCTGTAACCGCTTTAATTGGTCCTTCTGGTTGTGGCAAAACGACCCTTTTGCGCTGTTTTAACAGGATGCATGACCTCTATCCGAAACATCGGTATGAAGGGGAAATACTCTTGAGGAACGAGAACATCCTCAAGGATACGATTGATCTCATTAATCTTAGAAGCCGCATCGGCATGGTTTTCCAAAAACCGACTCCCTTCCCCATGAGCATCTGTGACAATATCACCTATGGACTTAAGTTAAAGGGCATTAAAAAGGCCGAGCACCCCGAACGGGTGGAAAAGGCACTTAAGGATGCGCATTTATGGGCGGAGGTGAAGGACAAACTCCATGACAGCGCCTATGAACTGTCCGGCGGTCAGCAGCAGCGACTTGTTATTGCCAGGGCACTGGCCGTCAATCCCGATGTCCTGCTCTTTGACGAACCGACATCGGCCCTTGATCCGCTTTCCACCGCCAAGATTGAAGAACTGTTGGAAACACTGAAAAAAGAGATAACAATCATTATCGTCACTCATAATATGCAGCAGGCGGCCAGGATGTCCGACTGGACAGGTTTTGTGATGCTTGGGGAATTGATCGAGTTTGATACAACGGACAAGATATTTACCGCACCAGCGGTGAAGCTCACTGAAGACTACATAACCGGGAGGTTTGGCTGA
- the pstA gene encoding phosphate ABC transporter permease PstA: MKKEQVRKIKSFIALSISTFSAFLGLFWLVFILGDVLVHGIAALNLSLFVNDPAPVGVAGGGLRNAFVGQLMITLFATLIGVPIGVLGGTFLAEYARGRTIARIISILSDIMVSVPSIVIGTFIYAILVRPFGHFSGWAGAGALAIIMIPVVLRTTEDMLALVPWELREAAFALGAPYYKVIIQVVYRGAATGILTGILLSIARVAGETAPLLFTSFNNSYFSLDMNHPISSLTATIFQYAMGPYAIWHTQAWAASLVITVFILVLTILGRLIIKWRYK; the protein is encoded by the coding sequence GTGAAGAAAGAACAGGTAAGAAAAATTAAAAGTTTTATAGCCCTCTCGATCAGCACTTTTTCCGCCTTTTTGGGATTATTTTGGCTCGTTTTTATCCTGGGCGACGTGTTGGTGCACGGAATTGCAGCCCTGAATCTCTCCCTCTTTGTCAACGATCCGGCGCCGGTGGGCGTCGCCGGGGGAGGCCTGCGGAATGCCTTTGTCGGCCAGTTGATGATAACATTATTTGCCACCTTGATTGGAGTGCCTATCGGGGTGCTTGGTGGGACTTTCCTGGCCGAATATGCGCGGGGCAGAACTATAGCCAGGATAATCAGCATCCTCTCCGATATCATGGTCAGTGTGCCCTCCATAGTCATCGGGACATTCATCTATGCGATTCTGGTAAGACCCTTCGGTCACTTCAGTGGATGGGCCGGCGCCGGCGCCCTTGCCATAATAATGATCCCCGTCGTCCTCAGGACCACGGAAGATATGTTGGCCCTTGTACCATGGGAACTGAGAGAGGCGGCCTTTGCCCTGGGAGCGCCCTATTATAAGGTGATCATCCAGGTGGTTTATCGCGGCGCCGCCACGGGTATCCTCACGGGCATCCTGCTTTCCATTGCCAGAGTAGCAGGAGAGACGGCGCCGCTCCTGTTCACATCGTTTAACAACTCTTACTTCTCTTTAGACATGAACCACCCCATTTCTTCTCTGACTGCTACCATCTTTCAATACGCCATGGGTCCCTATGCCATCTGGCATACTCAAGCCTGGGCCGCATCATTAGTTATTACGGTTTTTATCCTCGTTCTTACCATATTGGGAAGACTTATCATCAAGTGGAGATACAAATAG
- the pstC gene encoding phosphate ABC transporter permease subunit PstC produces MAVTFKKNPGDIIFSFITAIAACMVVFFIIGILFVLIKESSLAREKFGIVQFLITTAWNPVTENFGALTTIYGTFVTTVLSLVMAIPVALGIAIFVTEIAPNFLKGPIGIAIELLAAIPSIIYGMWGLFTLSPLMRNYIEPFLQKATAGIPLVNNLFQGTPMGIDILTASIILSIMIIPFTASIARDAFNLTPSIVKESAYALGATQWEVVKDIVIPYSKLGVFGGILFSLGRAIGETMAVAFVLGNNHKMFTSFFDSAATITVTLANEFTEADKDIYLSSLFYLALVLFTMSFIFLAIAKFFLLKAERRYSR; encoded by the coding sequence ATGGCCGTAACGTTTAAAAAAAATCCCGGGGATATCATCTTCTCTTTCATTACCGCCATTGCCGCCTGCATGGTTGTCTTCTTTATTATTGGCATTCTTTTTGTCCTTATTAAAGAATCTTCCCTGGCCAGAGAAAAGTTCGGTATTGTACAATTTCTTATCACAACAGCATGGAACCCGGTAACAGAAAACTTCGGCGCATTGACAACCATTTACGGAACCTTTGTGACGACGGTTCTGTCGCTTGTCATGGCCATCCCGGTGGCCCTGGGCATCGCCATATTTGTCACGGAAATAGCGCCTAACTTTCTGAAGGGTCCTATCGGCATTGCCATCGAACTATTAGCAGCAATTCCGAGTATCATATACGGCATGTGGGGATTGTTTACCCTTTCCCCGCTCATGAGAAATTACATTGAGCCATTCCTGCAAAAAGCTACCGCCGGCATCCCTCTGGTAAACAACCTCTTCCAAGGTACGCCGATGGGCATTGATATCTTGACCGCCAGCATTATCCTCAGTATCATGATCATACCTTTTACGGCCAGTATAGCTCGAGATGCATTTAATCTGACCCCTTCAATCGTGAAAGAATCAGCTTACGCCCTAGGGGCAACACAATGGGAAGTCGTGAAAGATATCGTCATCCCGTATTCGAAGCTGGGTGTTTTCGGCGGTATCCTCTTTTCCCTGGGGCGCGCGATCGGCGAGACCATGGCGGTCGCTTTCGTCCTGGGCAACAACCACAAGATGTTCACATCCTTCTTCGATAGCGCTGCGACCATAACCGTGACACTGGCCAACGAGTTTACCGAGGCAGACAAAGATATTTACCTTTCTTCGCTTTTCTATCTGGCCCTGGTACTCTTTACGATGAGTTTCATTTTCCTGGCCATCGCCAAATTCTTTCTCCTGAAGGCTGAGCGGAGGTATTCCCGGTGA